The Saccharothrix variisporea genome has a segment encoding these proteins:
- a CDS encoding sensor histidine kinase, translating to MDYRTRWPASRLLMAAVAILIIVCASAIGGVAVALMGLKDARGVLLDQVGPARRAVQEVDGALVDQESSVRGFALTAKEEFLDGYRAGQKIEADALAEARKLITQVRPDLVARVDAIGRLTANWRAEYAERIVAQIRAADTPQVDVAGTERGKEVFDNLRGTVAALEAELAGDAAKARVDLDAVADQVLFLVIGLGVLLVVIITAVAVVLYRILIRPLSVLADQVRQVSSGDFEHVVETGGPRETVMLGEDVDAMRTRILNDVEDLRRSNSELEQFAYVASHDLQEPLRKVASFCQLLERRYSGELDERGEQYLRFAVDGAKRMQVLINDLLAFSRVGRLTREHTLVDLNETLAQVLDSYSEAIERTGATIESPELPTVRGEASLLGGVFGNLISNALKFHGEDPPVVRISVDRTDDHWTFTVSDNGIGIDAEYAERIFVIFQRLHHKDDYPGTGIGLAMCRKIIEYHGGTIWLDTGEGAGTTFKFTLPAVVEDTEVTE from the coding sequence ATGGACTACCGCACCCGCTGGCCGGCGAGCCGGCTGCTGATGGCCGCCGTCGCCATCCTGATCATCGTGTGCGCGAGCGCGATCGGCGGTGTCGCCGTCGCGCTGATGGGCCTGAAGGACGCGCGGGGCGTCCTGCTGGACCAGGTCGGCCCGGCCCGGCGCGCCGTGCAGGAGGTGGACGGCGCGCTGGTCGACCAGGAGAGCTCCGTGCGCGGCTTCGCGTTGACCGCCAAGGAGGAGTTCCTCGACGGCTACCGCGCCGGGCAGAAGATCGAGGCCGACGCGCTGGCCGAGGCCCGGAAGCTGATCACGCAGGTCCGCCCGGACCTGGTGGCGCGGGTCGACGCGATCGGGCGGCTGACCGCGAACTGGCGCGCCGAGTACGCCGAGCGGATCGTCGCGCAGATCCGGGCCGCCGACACCCCGCAGGTCGACGTGGCCGGCACCGAGCGCGGCAAGGAGGTGTTCGACAACCTGCGCGGCACCGTGGCGGCGCTGGAAGCCGAGCTGGCGGGCGACGCGGCCAAGGCCCGGGTGGACCTCGACGCCGTGGCCGACCAGGTGTTGTTCCTGGTCATCGGCTTGGGCGTGCTGCTGGTGGTGATCATCACGGCGGTGGCGGTGGTGCTGTACCGGATCCTGATCCGGCCGCTGTCGGTGCTGGCCGACCAGGTGCGGCAGGTGTCCTCGGGCGACTTCGAGCACGTCGTGGAGACCGGCGGGCCGCGCGAGACGGTGATGCTCGGCGAGGACGTCGACGCCATGCGCACCCGCATCCTCAACGACGTGGAGGACCTGCGGCGGTCCAACTCTGAGCTGGAGCAGTTCGCCTACGTCGCCTCGCACGACCTGCAGGAGCCGTTGCGCAAGGTCGCGAGCTTCTGCCAGCTGCTGGAACGGCGCTACTCCGGCGAGCTGGACGAGCGCGGCGAGCAGTACCTGCGGTTCGCCGTGGACGGCGCGAAGCGGATGCAGGTGCTGATCAACGACCTGCTGGCGTTCTCCCGCGTCGGCCGGCTGACCCGCGAGCACACCCTGGTCGACCTGAACGAAACGCTTGCGCAAGTCCTGGACAGCTACTCCGAGGCGATCGAGCGGACCGGCGCGACGATCGAGTCGCCCGAGCTGCCGACCGTGCGCGGCGAGGCGTCGCTGCTGGGCGGGGTGTTCGGCAACCTCATCAGCAACGCGCTGAAGTTCCACGGCGAGGACCCGCCGGTCGTGCGCATTTCCGTCGACCGCACCGACGACCATTGGACCTTCACGGTGAGCGACAACGGCATCGGGATCGACGCCGAGTACGCTGAGCGGATCTTCGTGATCTTCCAGCGCCTGCACCACAAGGACGACTACCCGGGCACGGGCATCGGCCTGGCGATGTGCCGGAAGATCATCGAGTACCACGGCGGCACGATCTGGCTGGACACCGGTGAGGGCGCCGGCACGACCTTCAAGTTCACCCTGCCGGCAGTAGTAGAGGACACCGAGGTGACCGAATGA
- a CDS encoding D-Ala-D-Ala carboxypeptidase family metallohydrolase, with amino-acid sequence MLRRLGSLVTALSIVTVALVLGSAPAQADGCYTWSRTLSEGASGDDVRQLQIRLSGYPGYGGVLALDGSFGPATRSAVVRFQQAYGLAADGVAGSATYSKLYALQDDDCTPVNFSYAELNRCNSDWSGGKVSAATAKFNALVSMWKLQAMRHALGDQPITVTSGFRSIACNNAVGGASDSRHLYGDAVDLGAGPHSLCRLAQQARNHGFNGILGPGYPGHSDHTHVDHRASRYWSASQCGI; translated from the coding sequence GTGCTCCGACGCCTCGGATCGCTCGTCACCGCGTTGTCCATCGTCACCGTCGCCCTCGTCCTCGGCTCCGCACCGGCGCAAGCGGACGGCTGCTACACCTGGTCGCGCACCCTGTCCGAAGGCGCGTCCGGCGACGACGTCCGGCAGTTGCAGATCCGCCTGTCCGGCTACCCCGGCTACGGCGGCGTCCTCGCCCTCGACGGCTCCTTCGGCCCCGCCACCCGCTCCGCCGTCGTCCGCTTCCAGCAGGCCTACGGGCTCGCGGCCGACGGCGTCGCGGGCAGTGCCACCTACAGCAAGCTCTACGCCCTGCAAGACGACGACTGCACCCCGGTCAACTTCTCCTACGCCGAGCTGAACCGCTGCAACTCCGACTGGTCCGGCGGCAAGGTCTCGGCGGCCACCGCGAAGTTCAACGCCCTGGTGTCGATGTGGAAGCTCCAAGCCATGCGGCACGCGCTGGGCGACCAGCCGATCACGGTCACCAGCGGCTTCCGCAGCATCGCGTGCAACAACGCCGTGGGCGGGGCCTCCGACTCCCGCCACCTCTACGGTGACGCCGTCGACCTGGGCGCGGGTCCGCACTCCCTGTGCCGCCTGGCGCAGCAGGCCCGCAACCACGGGTTCAACGGCATCCTGGGCCCGGGCTACCCCGGTCACAGCGACCACACCCACGTCGACCACCGCGCCAGCCGCTACTGGTCGGCCTCGCAGTGCGGCATCTGA
- a CDS encoding YkvA family protein gives MIFLGVMLAAIGVSTLVWRDADLFGLPPAAVGIALLVLSAASLTYGVVRRRRRWTVGGEPAPVGSVVDRAKALPRLLKRRREYGLPTSRLAQWGFALVYLVSPVDILPELLPIVGITDDAGVAVWLLTSLSTAAGQYLNWERSKQRQREP, from the coding sequence GTGATCTTCCTCGGCGTCATGCTCGCCGCGATCGGGGTGTCGACCCTGGTGTGGCGCGATGCCGACCTGTTCGGGCTGCCCCCGGCCGCGGTCGGCATCGCGCTGCTGGTCCTGTCCGCCGCCTCGCTCACCTACGGGGTCGTGCGGCGAAGGCGGCGCTGGACGGTCGGCGGTGAACCCGCGCCGGTCGGCTCGGTCGTCGACCGCGCGAAGGCCCTGCCGCGCCTGCTCAAGCGGCGCAGGGAGTACGGGCTGCCCACCAGCCGGCTGGCCCAGTGGGGCTTCGCCCTGGTCTACCTGGTGTCCCCCGTCGACATCCTCCCCGAACTGCTGCCGATCGTCGGCATCACCGACGACGCGGGCGTGGCGGTGTGGCTGCTCACCAGCCTGTCCACCGCCGCCGGCCAGTACCTCAACTGGGAACGCTCAAAACAGCGCCAGCGCGAGCCCTAG
- a CDS encoding ferredoxin, protein MFSQVPLLVAQATGGDHDAGVRHVAQISARLAYALMCATLCWGVMIATGWANKLTGRQGLRNSHMVLATAALSFGCLHAFAFTLLNLAPFSFLRIAVPLVGGGLFRHALGIVGLEVMLVIAFTAGLRKKIYYRKWLRLHQLAYVAVGITVVHSWFGAIANGNLATLWLAGLTVLIPTATIALARFLPPHLLVRLGMLEPEPGFEPEPDGAGGSALDISVDNERCHRYGICQAEAPGLFQLVDDERLRYERRPPPELFAKARAAARACPMRAIELRERVR, encoded by the coding sequence GTGTTCTCCCAGGTCCCATTGCTGGTCGCGCAGGCGACCGGCGGTGACCACGACGCCGGGGTGCGCCACGTCGCGCAGATCTCGGCTCGGCTGGCCTACGCGTTGATGTGCGCGACCCTGTGCTGGGGCGTCATGATCGCGACGGGCTGGGCCAACAAGCTCACCGGCAGACAGGGGCTGCGCAACAGCCACATGGTGCTGGCGACCGCGGCCCTGTCCTTCGGCTGCCTGCACGCCTTCGCGTTCACCCTGCTCAACCTCGCCCCGTTCAGCTTCCTGCGGATCGCCGTGCCCCTCGTGGGCGGCGGGCTGTTCCGGCACGCGCTGGGCATCGTCGGGCTGGAGGTCATGCTGGTGATCGCGTTCACCGCGGGCCTGCGCAAGAAGATCTACTACCGCAAGTGGCTGCGGCTGCACCAACTGGCCTACGTCGCCGTCGGCATCACCGTGGTGCACTCCTGGTTCGGCGCGATCGCCAACGGCAACCTCGCCACGCTGTGGCTGGCCGGCCTGACCGTCCTGATCCCCACCGCCACCATCGCCCTGGCCCGCTTCCTGCCCCCGCACCTGCTGGTGCGGCTGGGCATGCTGGAGCCGGAGCCGGGCTTCGAGCCCGAGCCGGACGGCGCGGGCGGCAGCGCGCTGGACATCAGCGTGGACAACGAGCGCTGCCACCGCTACGGCATCTGCCAGGCCGAGGCGCCGGGCCTGTTCCAGCTCGTCGACGACGAACGGCTGCGCTACGAGCGCCGACCGCCACCCGAGCTGTTCGCGAAGGCGCGGGCCGCCGCGCGCGCGTGCCCCATGCGCGCCATCGAACTGCGGGAGCGTGTCAGGTGA
- a CDS encoding sigma-70 family RNA polymerase sigma factor, translating to MRGVARHRRSTQPPREHAWPDLTLEDELIRRLYQEFGSALLGHAMRLTGNDRQWAEDIVQETLVRAWRNAEKLERDPVLLRSWLFTVARRLVIDDRRKRSVRPQESELTPSDEAPVRDEADRTLAAIVVAEAMNGLTEEHREAILETYLRDRTVGEAAAVLGVPPGTVKSRVYYALRALRRALQDRG from the coding sequence ATGCGTGGCGTGGCGCGGCACAGACGCAGCACTCAACCCCCCAGAGAACACGCTTGGCCGGACCTCACCTTGGAAGACGAGCTGATCCGCAGGCTCTACCAGGAGTTCGGCAGCGCGCTGCTCGGGCATGCCATGCGGTTGACGGGCAATGACCGGCAGTGGGCAGAGGACATCGTGCAGGAGACGCTGGTACGGGCGTGGCGCAACGCCGAGAAGCTGGAACGGGACCCCGTCCTGCTCCGCTCCTGGCTGTTCACCGTCGCCCGGCGGCTGGTCATCGACGACCGCCGCAAGCGCAGCGTCCGACCGCAGGAGTCGGAGTTGACGCCGTCCGACGAGGCCCCGGTGCGGGACGAAGCGGACCGCACCCTGGCGGCGATAGTGGTGGCAGAGGCGATGAACGGACTGACGGAGGAGCACCGGGAGGCTATTCTCGAGACGTATTTGCGGGATCGGACCGTCGGGGAAGCCGCAGCGGTGCTCGGGGTTCCCCCGGGCACGGTGAAGTCCAGGGTCTACTACGCACTTCGCGCCCTGCGGCGGGCGTTGCAGGATCGGGGCTGA
- a CDS encoding glycosyltransferase family 2 protein codes for MNRVTVVGIPARDEERTVGAVAQAADAGLHLAFPTGTNVVVLAENGSTDDTVRRFAETPLRARKVVAGSPGTGTGKGTNVFAIIDQALDLGADHVLLLDADVRSTEPEWIGRLAQAVEGDEPALAVPSYRRNRFEANTTNHLASPLLAAVFGVHVEQPIGGEFAFNRAFLERTRHWPRPDSAYLYGIDVWLTANALREHMRVVEVPLGRKLHNSPFPKILRLPQQVLDSLFHVLLTTDHLRPPALDVPRARSAVDGTAVPQDPAVIAHVSASVARYLAAHRADVRALFPSAKELAPAPWGLHVTSDDWPHVLADAVAAVAAGRFEAARDHLVALYVNRVMTFWREIDGLTGPDIDRLLDHQATRTVEAVHSRRITLTGATGPSRFDVRHWAGYNDEAPVPA; via the coding sequence ATGAACCGAGTCACCGTCGTCGGCATCCCCGCCCGCGACGAGGAGCGCACGGTCGGCGCGGTGGCCCAGGCCGCCGACGCCGGCCTGCACCTCGCCTTCCCCACCGGGACCAACGTCGTCGTGCTCGCCGAGAACGGCAGCACCGACGACACGGTGCGGCGGTTCGCCGAGACACCGCTGCGCGCCCGCAAGGTCGTGGCCGGTTCGCCCGGGACCGGGACCGGCAAGGGCACGAACGTCTTCGCGATCATCGACCAGGCCCTGGACCTCGGCGCGGACCACGTGCTGCTGCTCGACGCCGACGTCCGCTCCACCGAGCCGGAGTGGATCGGCCGGCTCGCGCAGGCGGTGGAGGGCGACGAACCCGCGCTCGCCGTCCCGTCGTACCGGCGCAACCGGTTCGAGGCCAACACCACCAACCACCTGGCCAGTCCCCTGCTCGCGGCGGTGTTCGGCGTCCACGTCGAGCAGCCCATCGGCGGCGAGTTCGCGTTCAACCGGGCGTTCCTGGAACGCACCCGGCACTGGCCCCGTCCCGACAGCGCGTACCTGTACGGCATCGACGTGTGGCTGACCGCGAACGCCCTGCGCGAGCACATGCGCGTGGTCGAGGTCCCCCTGGGTCGCAAGCTGCACAACTCCCCGTTCCCCAAGATCCTGCGCCTGCCGCAACAGGTCCTGGACTCCCTGTTCCACGTCCTGCTGACCACCGACCACCTGCGCCCACCCGCCCTCGACGTCCCCCGCGCCCGCTCCGCGGTGGACGGCACGGCGGTCCCCCAGGACCCCGCCGTCATCGCCCACGTCTCGGCTTCGGTGGCCCGCTACCTGGCCGCCCACCGCGCCGACGTCCGAGCCCTCTTCCCCTCCGCCAAGGAACTCGCTCCCGCCCCGTGGGGCCTGCACGTCACCTCCGACGACTGGCCCCACGTCCTGGCCGACGCCGTGGCCGCGGTCGCGGCGGGTCGCTTCGAGGCGGCACGCGACCACCTGGTGGCCCTGTACGTGAACCGCGTGATGACGTTCTGGCGGGAGATCGACGGCCTGACCGGCCCCGACATCGACCGCCTGCTCGACCACCAGGCCACCCGGACCGTCGAGGCCGTGCACTCCAGGCGCATCACCCTGACCGGCGCGACCGGCCCGAGCCGCTTCGACGTCCGGCACTGGGCGGGTTACAACGACGAGGCCCCCGTACCGGCGTGA
- a CDS encoding NAD(P)/FAD-dependent oxidoreductase, protein MKNEERVVIAGGGLAGLRAGERLRELGFQGEIVIVSAERHLPYHRPALSKEAINGELHASDLRLTISRELNAIWRLGTAATHLETDRRVVGLPGGEELHYDGLIIATGVEPRHLQGAPRQDPRIHVLRTVDDAVAIKQAIGSTQGLVVVIGGGLIGCEMAASVKMMGRDVAIVSRSSTLLGSAVGKNIAETVTEAHRSRGVRMAMGVKIRHWMPQAGGVAIHLSDGQVFVAAVVVIAVGASPSVAWLRGSGLVLEDGVLCDPTCHVVGGTDVVAAGDVARWPNLRFGGQPRRVEHWLNAVEMGRAAAENLLAGRESSRPFTPVPRFWTEQYGMRIQGSGLPSMGKDTTTLAGSRKDHRTITGFIDGGRLVGMVGLDAPTAMIKLSMELWRQNRVPDTSPRRPPQHLAPPERPADAGHPTPERPADAARPTPERPADAARPAPQPAPAFTTPRHSGYGPPVTPPPPGPPRHEAAPTPPGFAFPRQQQESQPLPIPPHAPVVRSRAHPRSLARSGPRARPR, encoded by the coding sequence GTGAAGAACGAGGAGCGCGTCGTCATCGCGGGCGGCGGACTGGCCGGCCTGCGCGCCGGGGAACGGCTGCGCGAGCTGGGCTTCCAGGGCGAGATCGTGATCGTCAGCGCCGAACGCCACCTGCCCTACCACCGGCCGGCGCTGTCCAAGGAGGCCATCAACGGCGAGCTGCACGCCTCCGACCTGCGCCTGACCATCAGCCGCGAGCTCAACGCGATCTGGCGGCTGGGCACCGCGGCCACCCACCTGGAGACCGACCGGCGCGTGGTCGGCCTACCCGGCGGCGAGGAGCTGCACTACGACGGCCTGATCATCGCGACCGGCGTGGAACCGAGGCACCTCCAGGGCGCGCCGCGCCAGGACCCGCGCATCCACGTGCTGCGCACGGTGGACGACGCCGTCGCCATCAAGCAGGCCATCGGCTCGACCCAAGGCCTGGTGGTGGTGATCGGCGGCGGGCTGATCGGCTGCGAGATGGCCGCGTCGGTGAAGATGATGGGCCGGGACGTGGCCATCGTGAGCCGGTCCAGCACGCTGCTGGGCAGCGCGGTCGGCAAGAACATCGCCGAGACCGTGACCGAGGCGCACCGGTCGCGCGGGGTGCGGATGGCGATGGGGGTCAAGATCCGGCACTGGATGCCGCAGGCGGGCGGGGTGGCCATCCACCTGTCCGACGGCCAGGTGTTCGTCGCGGCGGTCGTGGTGATCGCCGTGGGGGCGTCGCCGTCGGTGGCCTGGCTGCGCGGGTCCGGGCTGGTGCTGGAGGACGGGGTGCTGTGCGACCCCACGTGCCACGTGGTCGGCGGGACCGACGTCGTGGCCGCGGGCGACGTCGCGCGGTGGCCCAACCTCCGGTTCGGAGGACAGCCGCGGCGGGTCGAGCACTGGCTCAACGCGGTGGAAATGGGGCGGGCGGCCGCGGAGAACCTGTTGGCGGGCAGGGAGAGTTCGCGGCCGTTCACCCCAGTCCCCCGGTTCTGGACCGAGCAGTACGGGATGCGCATCCAGGGGTCGGGGCTGCCGTCGATGGGCAAGGACACGACGACCCTGGCGGGGTCCAGGAAGGACCACCGGACCATCACCGGTTTCATCGACGGCGGCCGCCTGGTCGGCATGGTGGGCCTGGACGCGCCGACCGCGATGATCAAGCTGTCGATGGAGCTGTGGCGCCAGAACCGCGTCCCCGACACGTCCCCGCGCCGCCCACCCCAGCACCTGGCGCCCCCGGAACGCCCGGCCGACGCCGGACACCCCACCCCGGAACGCCCGGCCGACGCCGCACGCCCCACCCCGGAACGCCCGGCCGACGCCGCACGCCCGGCCCCGCAACCCGCTCCCGCCTTCACCACCCCCCGCCACTCCGGCTACGGCCCGCCGGTCACGCCGCCTCCACCCGGCCCGCCTCGCCACGAGGCGGCGCCCACTCCCCCCGGTTTCGCATTCCCCCGCCAGCAGCAGGAGTCGCAGCCACTGCCCATCCCGCCCCACGCCCCCGTCGTGCGGTCCCGGGCGCACCCCCGCTCGCTCGCCCGCAGCGGCCCGCGGGCACGGCCTCGATGA
- a CDS encoding YeiH family protein: MATSEQTRKPLLHAASGVVVVLALSWVARYLSTTVPKATKGTGLEGIGASVEFPIYAILLGLLGNAVLSATGLRERLSGGFRTEFFIKTGLVLLGASINLSVIVSNAGPAIVQSVVLISVVFGFSWWLGGKFGLDDKLRALLSAAVAICGVSAAIAAAGAVQARREQLAYSASLVIVFALPSIFILPAAATALGLDPATTGAWIGGNIDTTAAVTAAGTLAGEESLQIATIVKVTQNALLGVVAVALTAYFALKVERKPVGVSAGRQLWDRFPKFVLGFLATSVIATVYLANVPSGKAAIGVVNDLRTWFLILAFVSIGLEFRAGALKQAGWRPVGVFAAATGVNVLAALGLALALF, from the coding sequence ATGGCGACCTCGGAGCAGACGCGCAAACCGTTGCTGCACGCGGCTTCGGGCGTCGTGGTGGTGCTGGCGCTGTCTTGGGTCGCGCGGTACCTGTCGACCACCGTGCCCAAGGCGACCAAGGGCACCGGGCTGGAGGGGATCGGGGCGTCGGTCGAGTTCCCGATCTACGCGATCCTGCTGGGGCTGCTGGGCAACGCGGTGCTGTCGGCGACGGGGCTGCGGGAGCGGCTGTCCGGCGGGTTCCGCACGGAGTTCTTCATCAAGACCGGTCTGGTGCTGCTGGGCGCGTCGATCAACCTGTCGGTGATCGTGTCCAACGCGGGTCCGGCGATCGTGCAGTCGGTCGTCCTGATCAGCGTGGTGTTCGGCTTCTCGTGGTGGCTGGGCGGGAAGTTCGGGCTGGACGACAAGCTGCGGGCGCTGCTGTCGGCGGCGGTCGCGATCTGCGGGGTCAGCGCGGCGATCGCGGCGGCGGGTGCCGTGCAGGCGCGGCGGGAGCAGCTGGCCTACAGCGCGAGCCTGGTGATCGTGTTCGCCCTGCCGTCGATCTTCATCCTGCCCGCGGCGGCGACCGCGCTGGGCCTGGACCCGGCGACCACCGGGGCGTGGATCGGGGGCAACATCGACACGACCGCGGCGGTGACGGCGGCGGGGACGTTGGCGGGCGAGGAGTCCTTGCAGATCGCCACGATCGTGAAGGTCACGCAGAACGCGTTGCTCGGCGTGGTCGCGGTGGCGTTGACGGCGTACTTCGCGCTGAAGGTCGAGCGCAAGCCGGTCGGGGTGTCGGCCGGGCGGCAGCTGTGGGACCGGTTCCCCAAGTTCGTGCTGGGGTTCCTGGCCACGTCGGTGATCGCGACCGTGTACCTGGCGAACGTGCCTTCGGGCAAGGCGGCCATCGGCGTGGTCAACGACCTGCGGACGTGGTTCCTGATCCTGGCGTTCGTGAGCATCGGCCTGGAGTTCCGGGCGGGCGCGCTGAAGCAGGCCGGGTGGCGGCCGGTGGGGGTGTTCGCGGCGGCGACCGGGGTGAACGTGCTAGCCGCTCTAGGGCTCGCGCTGGCGCTGTTTTGA
- a CDS encoding DUF4142 domain-containing protein, giving the protein MSAKRFTALLLAAQLLLAPALTGTALTGTARADDPPTPGAVQQTPLGPITELDKELLVKVRLAGLWEMPMGDEAQTRAGSQRVKEVGAQLMSDHTFLDERVTRLAGQMGVPIPDEANEDQQSWMAEMRSRTGAAFDESFANRLRAAHGSLFPVIGQIRATTRNEAIRQFAQICNQIVLKHMTLLESTNMVTEMGLSKPVRAGVAAPVQGAVNADPQRTAQVGGTGPDPVTVLLICLVGAVVTIAILRLLRPKADVK; this is encoded by the coding sequence ATGTCAGCCAAGCGTTTCACGGCCCTGCTCCTGGCCGCGCAACTCCTGCTCGCCCCGGCGCTGACCGGCACGGCGCTGACCGGCACGGCGCGGGCCGACGACCCGCCCACCCCGGGCGCGGTGCAGCAGACCCCGCTGGGCCCGATCACCGAGCTGGACAAGGAACTGCTGGTCAAGGTGCGCCTGGCCGGCCTGTGGGAGATGCCCATGGGCGACGAGGCGCAGACCCGGGCGGGCAGCCAGCGGGTGAAGGAAGTCGGCGCACAGCTGATGAGCGACCACACCTTCCTCGACGAGCGCGTGACCCGCCTGGCCGGGCAGATGGGCGTGCCCATCCCCGACGAGGCCAACGAGGACCAGCAGTCCTGGATGGCCGAGATGCGCTCGCGCACCGGCGCGGCTTTCGACGAGTCCTTCGCCAACCGGCTGCGCGCGGCGCACGGGTCGCTGTTCCCGGTCATCGGCCAGATCCGCGCGACCACCCGCAACGAGGCCATCCGGCAGTTCGCCCAGATCTGCAACCAGATCGTCCTCAAGCACATGACCCTGTTGGAGAGCACCAACATGGTCACCGAGATGGGTCTGTCCAAACCGGTGCGCGCCGGTGTGGCGGCCCCCGTGCAGGGGGCGGTGAACGCCGACCCGCAACGCACCGCCCAGGTCGGCGGCACCGGCCCCGACCCCGTGACCGTCCTGTTGATCTGCCTGGTGGGCGCGGTGGTGACCATCGCGATCCTGCGCCTGCTGCGGCCCAAGGCCGACGTCAAGTGA
- a CDS encoding PP2C family protein-serine/threonine phosphatase, whose amino-acid sequence MTGLSGADRITVLLVEDDEGDAVLVEALLEEVGADVELHHVRTLREATRLLAKVDCVLLDLGLPDTTGLDGLTRLLSVSSPPAVIVLTGLNDELQGERAVAAGAEDYLVKGQVDGPLLLRGIRYAVGRKRAEETQRQLRDEQLHAAEKTRLERGLLPTPILHGPDLGVEVRYRPGGSRMLLGGDFFDVVRTRDGTLQVLIGDVCGHGPDEAALGVLLRIAWRALVLADQEPSRALRTLHEILEHERHQPGLFTTVCMVSIAPDRKWARVYLAGHPEPMLLVGNRVTELPRDRAGLPLGVLPDSTWSGLDVPLPPGWSLLLYTDGLVEGRVKGDTERLGSERLIGLIDDITRDRPDWARDPAGLLDSLIARVKELNGGELDDDMAVLLISDQG is encoded by the coding sequence GTGACTGGGCTCAGCGGTGCGGACCGCATCACGGTGCTGCTCGTCGAGGACGACGAGGGCGACGCCGTGCTGGTCGAGGCGCTGTTGGAGGAGGTCGGCGCGGACGTCGAGCTGCACCACGTGCGGACGTTGCGCGAGGCGACCCGGCTGTTGGCCAAGGTGGACTGCGTGCTGCTGGACCTGGGCCTGCCCGACACCACCGGGCTGGACGGGCTCACCCGGCTGCTGTCGGTGTCCTCCCCGCCCGCGGTCATCGTCCTGACCGGACTCAACGACGAGCTGCAAGGCGAGCGCGCGGTCGCCGCCGGCGCCGAGGACTACCTGGTCAAGGGCCAGGTGGACGGCCCACTGCTGCTGCGCGGCATCCGGTACGCGGTCGGCCGCAAGCGCGCCGAGGAGACCCAGCGGCAGCTGCGCGACGAGCAGCTGCACGCCGCCGAGAAGACCCGCCTGGAACGCGGTCTGCTGCCCACCCCGATCCTGCACGGCCCGGACCTGGGCGTGGAGGTCCGCTACCGGCCCGGCGGCAGCCGGATGCTGCTCGGCGGCGACTTCTTCGACGTGGTCCGCACCCGCGACGGCACGCTCCAGGTGCTGATCGGCGACGTCTGCGGGCACGGGCCGGACGAGGCCGCGCTGGGCGTGCTGCTGCGCATCGCGTGGCGGGCGCTGGTGCTGGCCGACCAGGAGCCGTCGCGGGCGCTGCGCACGCTGCACGAGATCCTGGAGCACGAGAGACACCAGCCGGGGCTGTTCACGACGGTGTGCATGGTGTCGATCGCGCCGGACCGCAAGTGGGCCCGCGTCTACCTGGCCGGGCACCCCGAGCCGATGCTGCTGGTCGGCAACCGGGTCACCGAGCTCCCCCGGGACCGGGCGGGCCTGCCCCTGGGCGTGCTGCCGGACAGCACGTGGAGCGGCCTGGACGTGCCGCTGCCGCCGGGCTGGTCGCTGCTGCTCTACACCGACGGCCTGGTCGAGGGCCGGGTCAAGGGCGACACCGAGCGGCTGGGTTCCGAGCGGCTGATCGGGCTGATCGACGACATCACCCGCGACCGCCCGGACTGGGCGCGCGACCCCGCCGGGCTGCTGGACTCGCTGATCGCGCGGGTCAAGGAGCTCAACGGCGGCGAGCTGGACGACGACATGGCCGTGCTGCTGATCTCGGACCAGGGCTGA
- a CDS encoding lysophospholipid acyltransferase family protein, whose translation MVALTPRLPRRGRGFWYSVAIDVLWPFVVFFVRMRMAGRRNVPRQGAVLLASNHLSFADPVTLTAYALAAGRVPRYFAKASLWKAPVVGWVMAGGKHIPVDRGTVQAHRALETARASLDDGQCVIVYPEGTFSDDPDGWPMKGKNGVARLALQTRTPVVPVAQWGTRELLPPGRFLPRPWTKVHVVAGTPVDLSDLYDQRMTKTVLDEATARIMDAITTLLVGVRELPHPGSR comes from the coding sequence ATGGTGGCGTTGACCCCGCGGTTGCCCCGGCGCGGGCGGGGCTTCTGGTACTCGGTGGCGATCGACGTGCTGTGGCCGTTCGTCGTGTTCTTCGTGCGCATGCGGATGGCGGGGCGGCGCAACGTCCCCCGGCAGGGCGCGGTGCTGCTGGCGTCCAACCACCTGTCCTTCGCCGACCCGGTGACCCTGACGGCCTACGCGCTGGCGGCCGGGCGGGTGCCGCGCTACTTCGCCAAGGCCAGCCTGTGGAAGGCGCCGGTCGTCGGGTGGGTGATGGCGGGCGGGAAGCACATCCCGGTGGACCGCGGCACCGTGCAGGCCCATCGGGCGCTGGAGACCGCGCGGGCGTCGCTGGACGACGGGCAGTGCGTGATCGTCTACCCGGAGGGCACGTTCAGCGACGACCCCGACGGCTGGCCGATGAAGGGCAAGAACGGCGTCGCCCGGCTGGCGCTGCAGACCCGCACGCCGGTCGTGCCGGTGGCCCAGTGGGGCACCCGGGAACTGCTGCCGCCCGGCCGGTTCCTGCCGCGCCCGTGGACGAAGGTGCACGTCGTGGCGGGCACGCCGGTGGACCTGTCGGACCTGTACGACCAGCGGATGACCAAGACCGTCCTGGACGAGGCGACCGCGCGGATCATGGACGCCATCACGACGCTGCTCGTCGGCGTCCGGGAACTCCCACATCCTGGGAGCCGATGA